Proteins found in one Nostoc sp. NIES-3756 genomic segment:
- the rplO gene encoding 50S ribosomal protein L15, with protein MRLNDLKPQKGSKKRRRRVGRGISAGQGASAGLGMRGQKSRSGSSTRPGFEGGQQPLYRRIPKLKGFPLVNRKIYTTINVEKLASLPANTEVTLESLREAGILTAAKGPLKVLGNGELGVALNVKAAAFTGQARSKIEAAGGSCEVLG; from the coding sequence ATGAGACTCAACGATCTTAAGCCTCAAAAAGGCTCAAAAAAACGCCGCCGCCGTGTAGGTAGAGGTATTTCTGCTGGACAAGGTGCTAGTGCTGGTCTAGGTATGAGAGGTCAAAAATCTCGTTCTGGTAGCAGCACTAGACCTGGTTTTGAAGGTGGTCAACAGCCATTGTACCGCCGGATACCTAAACTGAAGGGCTTTCCTTTAGTTAATCGGAAAATTTACACTACGATTAATGTAGAGAAGTTAGCGTCACTTCCTGCAAATACAGAAGTAACTTTGGAGTCTTTAAGAGAAGCAGGTATTTTAACTGCTGCTAAAGGCCCATTGAAAGTTTTGGGTAATGGGGAATTAGGCGTAGCACTCAACGTCAAAGCGGCAGCTTTCACAGGTCAAGCTCGTAGCAAAATTGAGGCGGCTGGAGGCAGTTGTGAAGTTTTAGGGTGA
- the rplQ gene encoding 50S ribosomal protein L17: MRHRNRVKKLGKPADQRRALLRALTTELVRHGRITTTLVRAKVVRSEVDKIITLAKDGSLSARRRALGYIYDKQLVHALFEQVPTRYGNRQGGYTRILHTVPRRGDNAEMAIIELV, encoded by the coding sequence ATGCGTCACCGGAATCGAGTCAAAAAACTGGGTAAACCCGCAGATCAGCGCCGCGCCCTGTTACGTGCGTTGACAACTGAGCTAGTCCGTCATGGTCGGATAACCACTACTTTGGTTCGAGCAAAAGTAGTAAGAAGCGAAGTAGATAAAATCATTACCCTCGCCAAAGATGGCTCTTTATCAGCACGTCGTCGAGCTTTGGGATATATCTACGACAAACAGCTAGTTCATGCGCTGTTTGAGCAAGTTCCCACTCGGTATGGTAATCGTCAAGGCGGATACACCCGCATTTTACATACCGTACCGCGTCGTGGGGACAATGCTGAGATGGCAATTATTGAGTTGGTGTAG
- the secY gene encoding preprotein translocase subunit SecY translates to MISRDKAPTAQETFMQMAQAAGLRGRLLVTVGILILVRLGIFLPVPGIDRPRFAEAISGNNSIFGLLDIFSGRGLSTLGVFALGILPFINASIIIQLLTAAIPSLENLQKNEGEAGRRKISQITRYVTVGWAIVQSTAFSALFLQQFALQPGPIFVAETAIALTAGSMFVMWASELITERGIGNGASLLIFVNIVASLPKSLGDTIDLVQVSGREIVGRVIVLVLVFLATIVGIVFVQEGIRRIPIISARRQVGRRVLAEQRSYLPLRLISGGVMPIIFAAAILSLPLLIANFTKNPELANIVNTYLSPGGSGSWVYALVYLISIVFFSYFYSSLIVNPVDVAQNLKKMGSSIPGIRPGKATSEYIERVINRLTFLGAMFLGLVAIIPTAVERALNVPTFRGLGATSLLILVGVAIETAKQVQTYVISQRYEGMVKQ, encoded by the coding sequence ATGATCAGTCGAGATAAAGCCCCAACGGCTCAAGAAACTTTTATGCAGATGGCACAAGCAGCCGGACTGAGAGGTAGGCTGCTTGTAACTGTCGGTATTTTAATTTTGGTTCGCCTGGGTATCTTTTTACCAGTCCCAGGAATTGATAGACCTAGATTTGCCGAAGCCATTTCGGGCAATAATTCCATATTCGGTTTATTGGATATATTCTCTGGGCGGGGACTTTCTACTTTAGGAGTCTTTGCTTTAGGGATTCTGCCCTTTATTAATGCCTCCATTATCATCCAATTGCTGACGGCAGCAATACCATCTTTAGAAAATTTACAGAAAAATGAAGGCGAAGCTGGTCGCCGGAAAATTTCCCAAATTACTCGTTATGTAACTGTAGGTTGGGCGATTGTCCAAAGTACAGCTTTCTCTGCTTTATTCCTGCAACAATTTGCCTTACAGCCAGGGCCAATATTTGTAGCGGAAACTGCGATCGCACTCACGGCTGGCTCTATGTTCGTTATGTGGGCATCGGAACTGATCACAGAACGGGGTATTGGTAACGGTGCATCTTTGTTGATTTTTGTCAATATTGTTGCTTCATTGCCAAAATCTTTGGGTGACACCATTGATTTAGTCCAGGTTAGCGGTAGAGAAATTGTTGGTCGCGTCATCGTGCTAGTGTTAGTCTTCCTAGCCACAATTGTGGGTATCGTCTTCGTTCAAGAAGGTATCCGCCGCATCCCCATCATTTCCGCTCGCCGTCAAGTTGGTCGTCGGGTGTTAGCAGAACAACGTAGCTACTTACCCTTACGCCTCATTTCCGGCGGTGTCATGCCGATCATTTTTGCCGCAGCCATCCTCAGCTTGCCGCTTTTGATTGCTAACTTCACCAAAAACCCAGAGTTGGCGAACATCGTCAACACTTACCTCAGTCCTGGTGGTTCTGGTTCTTGGGTGTACGCTTTGGTGTACTTAATTTCCATTGTTTTCTTTAGCTACTTCTACTCATCTTTGATTGTTAACCCTGTGGATGTGGCTCAGAACTTGAAAAAAATGGGTTCTAGTATTCCAGGTATTCGTCCAGGGAAAGCAACTAGCGAATATATCGAGCGAGTAATTAACAGACTAACTTTCTTGGGTGCAATGTTCTTGGGCTTAGTTGCAATTATCCCCACTGCTGTAGAAAGAGCTTTGAATGTACCAACATTTAGAGGATTAGGTGCAACATCTTTACTAATTCTCGTTGGTGTGGCGATTGAGACAGCAAAACAAGTCCAAACTTACGTTATTTCTCAGCGTTATGAAGGAATGGTGAAACAATAG
- the truA gene encoding tRNA pseudouridine(38-40) synthase TruA, producing MLDSHQPRETQRVALVIQYLGTHFHGWQRQKHHRSVQEEIETAIAKILGHHVTLHGAGRTDSGVHAAAQVAHFDATGLIPPHKWASVLNSYLPKDILIKASAGVDNRWHARFSAAYRRYRYTIYTEDWPNLFVTPFSWHYYYAPLDETLMQAALEPLLGKHHLAAFHRAGSKRSHSWVEVQAVECDRSGPFIHIEIQANGFLYGMVRLLVGMLVQVGSGQRTLANFTELWKEQRREEVKHAAPSQGLCLLRVGYPDFPFTPDVWYDTMPKLVFSH from the coding sequence ATGTTAGATAGTCACCAGCCCAGAGAAACTCAGCGAGTAGCCTTGGTAATTCAATACCTTGGCACTCATTTTCATGGCTGGCAACGACAGAAACATCATCGCTCAGTACAGGAAGAAATTGAAACTGCGATCGCCAAAATTCTTGGGCATCATGTCACACTACATGGTGCGGGGCGTACAGATAGCGGCGTTCATGCTGCTGCTCAAGTAGCCCATTTTGACGCGACAGGTTTAATTCCCCCCCATAAGTGGGCATCGGTACTTAATAGCTATCTGCCCAAGGATATATTAATCAAAGCTTCAGCAGGTGTAGATAACCGTTGGCACGCTCGCTTTAGTGCAGCATACAGGCGGTATCGCTATACAATTTATACTGAAGATTGGCCGAACTTGTTCGTTACCCCCTTCAGTTGGCATTATTATTATGCTCCCCTGGATGAAACTCTGATGCAGGCTGCTTTGGAACCCCTGTTGGGAAAGCATCACTTAGCCGCATTTCACCGTGCAGGGTCAAAGCGATCGCATTCCTGGGTAGAAGTGCAAGCAGTAGAGTGCGATCGCAGTGGGCCGTTTATCCATATTGAAATTCAAGCAAATGGATTTTTATATGGCATGGTGCGACTGTTGGTAGGAATGTTAGTACAGGTAGGTTCTGGACAAAGAACTCTGGCTAACTTCACCGAACTCTGGAAAGAACAACGCCGGGAAGAAGTAAAACACGCCGCACCGTCACAAGGTTTATGCTTGTTACGAGTCGGCTATCCAGATTTTCCCTTTACCCCTGACGTTTGGTATGACACCATGCCAAAGTTAGTTTTTAGTCATTAG
- the rplM gene encoding 50S ribosomal protein L13, with translation MSKTYLPSQDTLERDWYVVDATDKRLGRLASEIAMILRGKNKAHYTPHLDTGDFVIVVNAEKVAVTGKKRTQKLYRRHSGRPGGMKTETFAKLQQRLPERILEHAVKGMLPKNSLGKQLFTKLKVYAGPTHPHEAQKPKELNINTIPGAED, from the coding sequence ATGAGTAAAACATACCTACCCTCTCAAGATACCCTTGAGCGTGATTGGTACGTAGTAGACGCTACGGACAAACGCTTGGGTCGCCTCGCCAGCGAAATTGCCATGATTTTAAGAGGCAAAAATAAGGCTCACTATACCCCACACCTCGATACAGGTGACTTCGTTATTGTTGTTAACGCTGAAAAAGTAGCAGTTACAGGCAAGAAACGTACTCAAAAACTCTATCGCCGTCACTCTGGTCGTCCTGGTGGGATGAAGACAGAAACTTTTGCCAAGCTGCAACAGCGCTTACCAGAAAGAATTTTGGAACACGCTGTTAAAGGTATGCTGCCTAAAAATAGCTTGGGTAAGCAGTTGTTCACCAAACTGAAAGTGTACGCAGGGCCTACTCATCCCCACGAAGCCCAAAAGCCTAAAGAACTTAACATTAATACAATTCCTGGAGCAGAAGATTAA
- the infA gene encoding translation initiation factor IF-1 has protein sequence MSKQDLIEMEGTVTESLPNAMFRVDLDNGFNVLAHISGKIRRNYIKILPGDRVKVELTPYDLTKGRITYRLRKK, from the coding sequence TTGTCTAAACAAGATTTGATTGAAATGGAAGGCACTGTCACTGAGTCCTTGCCTAACGCCATGTTTCGCGTTGATTTAGATAACGGCTTCAACGTTCTGGCACACATCTCTGGTAAGATTCGCCGTAACTATATCAAAATTTTGCCTGGCGATCGCGTCAAAGTAGAACTAACCCCCTACGACCTCACAAAAGGCAGAATCACTTACCGATTGCGTAAGAAGTAG
- a CDS encoding DNA-directed RNA polymerase subunit alpha, whose protein sequence is MAQFQIECVESNTEESRNHYSKFILEPLERGQGTTVGNALRRVLLSNLEGTAVTAVRIAGVSHEFATVPGVREDVLEIIMRMKEVILKSYSSQAQIGRLLVTGPATITASHFDLPSEVEVIDPTQYVATIAEGGKLEMEFRIERGKGYRTVERGREEATSLDFLQIDSIFMPVRKVNYSVEEVRADGSIPRDRLLLEVWTNGSISPQEALSSAAGILVELFNPLKDISLEPTDTNSDIPDDPTAQIPIEELQLSVRAYNCLKRAQVNSVADLLDYTQEDLLEIKNFGQKSAEEVVEALQRRLGITLPQERSGKHG, encoded by the coding sequence GTGGCGCAGTTTCAAATTGAATGTGTAGAGTCTAATACAGAGGAAAGTCGGAACCATTACAGTAAATTTATTCTAGAACCTCTAGAGCGTGGTCAAGGAACAACAGTCGGCAATGCGTTGCGGCGAGTTTTATTGTCCAACCTAGAGGGAACAGCAGTTACAGCAGTAAGAATTGCGGGTGTTTCTCACGAATTTGCTACAGTTCCGGGTGTACGGGAAGATGTACTAGAAATCATCATGCGGATGAAAGAAGTCATCCTCAAGAGTTATTCTTCTCAAGCCCAAATTGGCAGATTGTTAGTGACCGGGCCAGCAACAATCACGGCATCACATTTTGATTTGCCCAGTGAAGTTGAAGTTATCGATCCTACCCAGTATGTAGCCACTATTGCTGAGGGCGGCAAACTAGAAATGGAATTTCGCATTGAGCGAGGCAAAGGATATCGCACAGTCGAAAGAGGAAGGGAAGAAGCCACTTCTTTAGACTTTCTGCAAATCGACTCGATATTTATGCCAGTGCGGAAAGTTAACTACAGCGTCGAGGAAGTGCGTGCAGATGGCTCGATTCCTAGAGACAGACTGCTCCTAGAAGTTTGGACAAATGGTAGCATCTCTCCTCAAGAAGCACTATCATCGGCAGCTGGCATCCTAGTAGAGTTGTTCAATCCGTTGAAAGACATCTCATTAGAACCAACGGATACAAACTCTGATATTCCCGACGACCCAACTGCCCAAATTCCTATCGAAGAATTGCAGCTTTCTGTCCGCGCTTACAACTGTCTCAAACGGGCGCAGGTCAACTCTGTGGCTGACTTGTTAGATTACACCCAAGAAGACTTGTTAGAAATTAAAAACTTCGGTCAGAAGTCAGCAGAAGAAGTCGTTGAAGCCTTACAGCGACGCTTGGGGATTACTTTACCTCAAGAAAGAAGTGGCAAACACGGCTAA
- the rpsE gene encoding 30S ribosomal protein S5, producing MATGRRKANRAKKEETNWQERVIQIRRVSKVVKGGKKLSFRAIVVVGNERGQVGVGVGKASDVIGAVKKGVADGKKHLIDIPITKSNSIPHPIDGVGGGAKVMMRPAAPGTGVIAGGAVRTVLELAGVRNVLAKQLGSNNPLNNARAAVNALSTLRTFAEVAEDRGIAIEKLYI from the coding sequence AAAAGAAGAAACCAACTGGCAAGAGCGGGTAATTCAAATCCGACGGGTGAGCAAGGTAGTTAAAGGTGGTAAAAAACTCAGCTTCCGTGCGATCGTTGTTGTTGGTAACGAACGCGGTCAAGTAGGAGTAGGAGTAGGCAAAGCTTCTGATGTAATTGGCGCAGTGAAAAAAGGTGTAGCCGATGGCAAAAAACACCTCATTGATATCCCAATCACCAAATCTAACTCCATCCCTCACCCCATTGATGGTGTAGGTGGCGGTGCTAAAGTCATGATGCGTCCAGCCGCTCCTGGTACTGGTGTAATTGCTGGTGGTGCTGTTCGTACAGTATTGGAATTAGCTGGCGTGCGTAACGTACTCGCCAAGCAACTCGGCTCTAACAACCCACTCAATAACGCTAGAGCAGCAGTTAACGCCCTATCTACACTGCGTACCTTTGCTGAAGTCGCCGAAGACAGAGGCATTGCAATCGAAAAACTCTACATCTAG
- the rpsK gene encoding 30S ribosomal protein S11: MARQPTKKSGSKKQKRNVPNGMAYIQSTFNNSIVTITDQNGDVISWASAGSSGFKGAKKGTPFAAQTAAESAARRAIDQGMRQIEVMVSGPGAGRETAIRALQGAGLEITLIRDITPIPHNGCRPPKRRRV; the protein is encoded by the coding sequence ATGGCAAGACAACCAACAAAGAAATCTGGGAGTAAGAAGCAGAAAAGGAACGTTCCTAACGGAATGGCTTACATCCAATCTACTTTCAACAATAGCATTGTCACCATTACCGATCAAAACGGCGATGTAATTTCCTGGGCTAGTGCTGGTTCTAGCGGTTTTAAAGGCGCGAAAAAAGGAACTCCCTTCGCAGCGCAAACCGCAGCTGAAAGTGCAGCTAGACGCGCAATAGACCAAGGAATGCGCCAAATTGAAGTTATGGTTAGCGGCCCAGGCGCAGGTAGAGAAACTGCGATTCGGGCGCTGCAAGGTGCGGGTTTAGAAATCACCCTCATCCGCGATATTACCCCCATTCCTCACAATGGTTGCCGTCCACCCAAGCGCCGCCGCGTATAG
- the rpsM gene encoding 30S ribosomal protein S13, whose product MARIAGVDLPRDKRVEIGLTYIYGIGLSRSQEILEATGVNPDTRVKDLSDADVAALRGEVESNYQVEGDLRRLEAMNIKRLIDIGTYRGRRHRMGLPVRGQRTRTNARTRRGRRQTVAGKKKAPGK is encoded by the coding sequence GTGGCACGTATTGCCGGAGTAGACCTTCCACGCGATAAACGTGTAGAAATTGGTCTGACCTATATCTACGGAATTGGGCTATCAAGGTCACAAGAAATCCTAGAGGCTACAGGGGTTAACCCAGATACCCGCGTTAAAGACCTCAGCGATGCCGACGTAGCAGCCCTCAGGGGCGAAGTCGAAAGCAACTATCAAGTTGAAGGTGACTTGCGGCGCTTGGAAGCAATGAACATCAAGCGCTTGATTGACATTGGTACATACAGAGGCCGTCGTCATCGGATGGGCTTACCAGTAAGAGGACAAAGAACTCGTACTAATGCTAGAACCCGTCGTGGGAGACGGCAGACAGTGGCCGGGAAGAAGAAGGCTCCTGGTAAGTAA
- a CDS encoding adenylate kinase, with protein MTRLIFLGPPGAGKGTQAQILAQHLNIPHISTGDILRQAMKEQTPLGIKAQGYVNSGELVPDQLVQDLVEERLGQVDAQSGWILDGFPRKVTQAAFLEELLAKTGQGGERVVNLDAPDDVVVTRLLSRGRKDDTEEVIRRRLEIYRNDTAPLIDYYSDRQKLLTINGDQSQEEVTHELTQTLAS; from the coding sequence GTGACGCGACTAATCTTCTTGGGGCCGCCTGGTGCAGGGAAAGGAACACAAGCTCAAATTTTGGCACAGCATCTAAATATTCCCCATATTTCTACTGGGGATATTTTGCGCCAAGCCATGAAAGAGCAAACTCCTTTGGGAATCAAAGCTCAAGGCTATGTGAATAGCGGTGAGTTGGTTCCTGACCAGTTAGTACAGGACTTGGTAGAGGAACGCCTGGGTCAAGTGGATGCTCAATCCGGATGGATATTGGACGGTTTCCCTCGCAAAGTCACACAAGCGGCTTTTCTTGAGGAATTGCTAGCAAAGACTGGTCAAGGTGGTGAAAGAGTAGTCAATTTAGATGCGCCAGATGATGTTGTGGTAACACGTTTATTATCCAGAGGACGGAAAGACGACACTGAAGAAGTAATTCGTCGTCGTTTGGAAATTTACCGTAACGACACCGCACCTTTGATTGATTATTACAGCGATCGCCAAAAACTCCTAACCATTAACGGCGACCAATCCCAAGAAGAAGTCACTCACGAATTGACACAAACGTTAGCTTCATAA
- the rpmJ gene encoding 50S ribosomal protein L36, with translation MKVRASVKKICEKCNVIRRRGRVMVICVNPKHKQRQG, from the coding sequence ATGAAAGTTAGAGCCTCGGTCAAAAAGATTTGTGAAAAGTGTAACGTGATCCGCCGTCGTGGGCGCGTTATGGTGATCTGCGTCAATCCCAAGCACAAGCAACGTCAAGGATAA